A part of Neodiprion pinetum isolate iyNeoPine1 chromosome 4, iyNeoPine1.2, whole genome shotgun sequence genomic DNA contains:
- the PAN2 gene encoding PAN2-PAN3 deadenylation complex catalytic subunit PAN2 isoform X3, which produces MSWINWEESNYDLSSEGFVPAAEQFGEEFAGAEFQETRTLLADGGDRFGVSTLTFDNAEELMWMGNQGGHVTSYYGPGLQKYTSFQVHASQEVRHIHPIDEGILVLTQSMLRCQLRRGIPIFTHTSSNMIDMQCMLQTSPARLLMGGHQKKIIDFNLTRGKETGLVHVGDHGCAILRQHSRLICAGNPAGRIDLRDPNTLSIEHTLDTHSGSLSDFDVQGNYLVTCGFSNSRQGLSVDRFLMAYDLRQMRALTPCTTLVYPLLLKFLPSYSSRIAVVSPLGQMQLLDTIYANVQPSMTCLYQVATAGAMALSFDVSSTSQCLCFGDSAGSIHFLATNTPEPQFNTFSRPTEFADPVETLQPIAFDDNVTPLSTIPMVYSGQPLLSDWSEEYLKKVYRKTPPVDPEILRTMKMQGTIGYAPNPQAFRRNQIPYNLEKRRGVASKLFAGDSRAKAEADGTFIAIPKRYRKIEVKYSRLGYDEFDFDQYNRTSFCGLEATLPNSYCNAMLQLLYFSEPVRIALLSHSCQREFCLSCELGFLFHMLDTSQGFPCQAANFLRAFRTVPEASALGLILSDLHPEAKRKTSLIRLIQSWNRFILHQMHYEILETRKRVQEEEEAARLKAGPKNPPFVYNEQDFPSILQDLGSRYRSHDEDRKKRRKQEEDGKYMWITSKDTTNCRKPTEETEIRNEETEISQLFGSEQIHIHRCLKCGREASKRSIMLLCNLTYPEIINPPEEIPFTSVLGSSLRPEKITPAWCDNCQKFTPTLQTRQLTKLPQILALNCGLDSQQDKAFWQNQMDLVVQRVINGKDASPARSPISVTIKPCRYGANCTRIGCRFKHAGKDSDAVPPPATPPTATTPVPTPPSHLYYSHSWVPHHIEIALTSNGELSINKLDKITTTEPSLTTINTPVQKLAENGQGDNEVETSIPVFEKTVESMASENHKAELEGTPALSNKLEPSAVSGVKKIQYSLSAVVCHIDDKNDEDRRNIVALIRVAPSYHKRSTGSAVSQWYIFNDFCISAVTPQEAVWFNLDWKVPCVLHYTTEPFPEVAPFISPLTSDVFGEDKCIARSGGTRGITFTPLTSDEMPKKGELVAIDAEFVTLNQEESELRSDGKMSTIKPSHMSVARITCIRGQGPLEGTPFIDDYISTQEQVVDYLTKFSGIQPGDLDANFSSKHLTTLKSTYQKLRFLVDNGIIFVGHGLKNDFRVINLVVPPEQVIDTVLLFHLPHHRMVSLRFLTWHFLGKKIQSETHDSTEDARAALELHRKYKELEAQGNLTETLKELYSVGTKLQWKVPDS; this is translated from the exons ATGTCGTGGATAAACT GGGAAGAATCAAACTATGACTTATCAAGCGAGGGGTTTGTGCCTGCGGCGGAACAGTTTGGCGAGGAATTTGCAGGTGCGGAATTCCAAGAGACTAGAACCTTATTGGCCGATGGAGGTGATAGATTCGGTGTTTCCACCCTCACCTTTGACAATGCCGAAGAACTCATGTGGATGGGAAATCAAGGG GGTCACGTGACGTCTTACTATGGGCCTGGCCTCCAGAAATACACGTCGTTTCAAGTGCATGCCTCACAAGAAGTCCGACATATCCATCCGATTGACGAAGGAATCCTTGTGCTCACGCAAAGTATGCTTCGTTGTCAGCTACGGCGTGGCATACCGATATTTACTCACAC GTCCTCAAACATGATAGACATGCAATGCATGCTTCAAACATCACCTGCGAGACTACTTATGGGAGgtcatcaaaaaaaaattattgatttcaATCTCACCAGAGGGAAAGAAACTGGCCTG GTACACGTCGGCGATCACGGTTGTGCAATATTGAGACAGCACAGCCGTCTTATATGCGCAGGCAATCCTGCTGGGAGAATAGACCTTCGGGATCCAAATACTCTGTCGATAGAACACACTTTAGACACCCACAGTGGCTCCCTGAGCGACTTTGATGTACAAGGAAATTATCTAGTTACTTGTGGATTTAGCAATAG CCGCCAGGGTCTCTCGGTAGATAGATTTCTGATGGCTTACGACTTGAGACAAATGCGAGCACTTACTCCCTGCACAACTCTTGTCTATCCTCTCTTACTCAAGTTTCTTCCGAGCTACTCGAGTCGGATTGCTGTTGTGTCGCCCTTGGGACAGATGCAGCTTCTGGATACAATCTACGCCAATGTTCAACCATCCATGACTTGTTTGTACCAA GTGGCCACTGCCGGTGCTATGGCACTGTCCTTTGACGTGTCATCTACGTCACAATGTCTTTGCTTCGGTGATTCAGCTGGATCGATTCATTTCCTAGCCACCAACACACCTGAACCACAATTCAACACTTTCTCCAG ACCCACCGAGTTTGCTGACCCAGTCGAAACGCTGCAGCCTATTGCATTTGACGATAATGTTACGCCTCTCAGTACGATACCTATGGTGTACTCTGGACAACCTTTGCTAAGCGATTGGTCCGAAGAATATCTCAAAAAAGTTTACAG aaaaacacCGCCTGTCGACCCAGAAATTTTACGCACAATGAAAATGCAAGGGACTATAGGATACGCGCCGAATCCTCAGGCCTTCCGCAGAAACCAA ATCCCCTACAATTTGGAAAAACGACGTGGCGTAGCTAGTAAACTATTCGCAGGGGATTCTCGCGCCAAGGCGGAAGCAGATGGCACGTTTATTGCCATACCTAAACGTTATCGTAAAATTGAAGTGAAATACTCTAGGCTTGGATACGACGAGTTTGATTTTGACCAGTACAATCGCACCAGCTTTTGCGGCTTGGAAGCAACCCTACCAAATAGTTATTGCAATGCTATGCTCCAG CTCCTTTACTTCAGCGAACCGGTGAGAATAGCTCTTCTATCGCACTCTTGTCAAAGAGAGTTCTGCCTCTCGTGCGAACTGGGCTTTCTCTTTCACATGTTGGATACGTCTCAGGGCTTTCCTTGTCAGGCTGCAAATTTTCTTAGAGCTTTTAGAACGGTTCCCGAGGCTTCGGCGCTTGGATTGATACTCAGCGATCTGCATCCGGAAGCTAAGAGAAAAACAAGTCTGATACGGCTTATTCAG AGCTGGAACAGGTTCATTCTACATCAAATGCACTACGAAATTCTGGAGACACGGAAACGCGTTCAGGAAGAAGAGGAGGCTGCCCGTCTCAAAGCTGGACCTAAAAATCCAccatttgtttataatgaaCAGGATTTTCCCAGCATTCTTCAAGATCTGGGTTCTCGATACAGGAGTCATGACGAGGAtaggaaaaagagaaggaagCAAGAGGAGGATGGTAAATATATGTGGATTACATCGAAAG ATACAACGAATTGCAGAAAACCAACAGAAGAAACGGAAATTCGAAACGAAGAAACTGAAATCAGCCAACTATTTGGTTCCGAGCAAATTCATATTCATCGATGCCTAAAGTGTGGACGGGAGGCATCGAAGCGCTCGATCATGCTGTTGTGCAACTTGACTTATCCAGAAATCATAAATCCTC CAGAGGAGATTCCATTCACATCAGTTTTAGGAAGTAGCTTGAGACCGGAGAAAATTACTCCAGCTTGGTGTGACAACTGTCAAAAGTTTACGCCGACGCTGCAAACTAGACAATTGACAAAACTGCCCCAAATTCTGGCTCTTAATTGCGGTTTGGACAGTCAACAG GATAAAGCCTTTTGGCAGAACCAAATGGATCTTGTTGTACAGAGAGTCATTAATGGGAAAGATGCTAGCCCAGCTCGCAGTCCGATATCTGTAACCATAAAGCCGTGTCGTTACGGTGCAAACTGTACGAGAATTGGTTGTCGATTCAAACACGCAGGAAAAGATTCAG ATGCTGTACCACCGCCAGCGACACCACCAACAGCGACAACGCCTGTACCAACGCCACCGAGCCACCTATATTATTCTCACTCATGGGTTCCTCACCACATTGAAATAGCGCTAACTTCAAACGGAGAACTGTCAATAAATAAGCTCGACAAAATAACTACCACTGAACCCAGCCTGACCACCATTAATACTCCTGTACAAAAGTTAGCTGAAAACGGCCAGGGTGACAATGAAGTTGAGACGAGTATacctgtttttgagaaaacaGTGGAGAGCATGGCAAGCGAGAACCACAAAGCCGAGCTTGAAGGCACCCCGGCTCTCAGCAATAAGTTGGAACCTTCAGCTGTCAGcggtgttaaaaaaatacagtacAGTCTCAGTGCTGTAGTCTGTCACATAGATGACAAAAACGACGAAGACCGAAGAAACATCGTTGCTCTAATACGCGTTGCTCCAAGCTACCACAAACGATCGACTGGCAGTGCAGTGTCTCAGTGGTACATCTTTAATGATTTCTG CATATCTGCAGTGACGCCTCAGGAAGCTGTCTGGTTCAATCTCGATTGGAAAGTACCTTGCGTTCTCCATTACACCACAGAGCCGTTCCCAGAAGTAGCGCCCTTTATCAGTCCGCTTACGTCAGACGTGTTTGGTGAGGACAAGTGCATTGCTCGTAGCGGAGGAACGAGGGGTATTACTTTCACACCGTTAACGTCAGATGAGATGCCAAAGAAAG GAGAATTGGTGGCGATAGACGCTGAATTCGTAACTCTAAATCAGGAAGAATCTGAGCTGAGAAGCGACGGGAAAATGTCGACAATCAAACCGAGTCATATGTCCGTTGCACGAATAACTTGTATACGCGG tcaAGGACCATTGGAGGGGACCCCGTTCATAGATGACTACATTAGCACTCAAGAACAAGTAGTTGATTATTTGACAAAGTTCAGTGGAATACAACCGGGAGATTTGGACGCTAATTTCAGCAGTAAGCACTTGACCACGCTGAAATCAACCTATCAAAAATTGCGATTTTTAGTAGACAATGGAATAATATTCGTCGGTCATGGGTTGAAGAACGATTTCAG GGTAATAAACCTGGTCGTGCCACCGGAACAAGTAATCGACACCGTATTGCTCTTTCATTTACCTCACCATCGTATGGTGTCCCTGCGGTTTCTTACCTGGCATTTCCTTGGTAAGAAAATACAATCGGAAACGCACGATTCAACGGAGGATGCACGCGCTGCCCTAGAGTTGCATCGAAAATATAAAGAGCTTGAGGCACAGGGAAACCTGACGGAAACTCTGAAAGAATTATACAGCGTTGGCACCAAGCTACAATGGAAG GTTCCAGATAGCTGA
- the PAN2 gene encoding PAN2-PAN3 deadenylation complex catalytic subunit PAN2 isoform X2, whose protein sequence is MDYSVLGHYDPSVEVVAGDQELIWEESNYDLSSEGFVPAAEQFGEEFAGAEFQETRTLLADGGDRFGVSTLTFDNAEELMWMGNQGGHVTSYYGPGLQKYTSFQVHASQEVRHIHPIDEGILVLTQSMLRCQLRRGIPIFTHTSSNMIDMQCMLQTSPARLLMGGHQKKIIDFNLTRGKETGLVHVGDHGCAILRQHSRLICAGNPAGRIDLRDPNTLSIEHTLDTHSGSLSDFDVQGNYLVTCGFSNSRQGLSVDRFLMAYDLRQMRALTPCTTLVYPLLLKFLPSYSSRIAVVSPLGQMQLLDTIYANVQPSMTCLYQVATAGAMALSFDVSSTSQCLCFGDSAGSIHFLATNTPEPQFNTFSRPTEFADPVETLQPIAFDDNVTPLSTIPMVYSGQPLLSDWSEEYLKKVYRKTPPVDPEILRTMKMQGTIGYAPNPQAFRRNQIPYNLEKRRGVASKLFAGDSRAKAEADGTFIAIPKRYRKIEVKYSRLGYDEFDFDQYNRTSFCGLEATLPNSYCNAMLQLLYFSEPVRIALLSHSCQREFCLSCELGFLFHMLDTSQGFPCQAANFLRAFRTVPEASALGLILSDLHPEAKRKTSLIRLIQSWNRFILHQMHYEILETRKRVQEEEEAARLKAGPKNPPFVYNEQDFPSILQDLGSRYRSHDEDRKKRRKQEEDDTTNCRKPTEETEIRNEETEISQLFGSEQIHIHRCLKCGREASKRSIMLLCNLTYPEIINPPEEIPFTSVLGSSLRPEKITPAWCDNCQKFTPTLQTRQLTKLPQILALNCGLDSQQDKAFWQNQMDLVVQRVINGKDASPARSPISVTIKPCRYGANCTRIGCRFKHAGKDSDAVPPPATPPTATTPVPTPPSHLYYSHSWVPHHIEIALTSNGELSINKLDKITTTEPSLTTINTPVQKLAENGQGDNEVETSIPVFEKTVESMASENHKAELEGTPALSNKLEPSAVSGVKKIQYSLSAVVCHIDDKNDEDRRNIVALIRVAPSYHKRSTGSAVSQWYIFNDFCISAVTPQEAVWFNLDWKVPCVLHYTTEPFPEVAPFISPLTSDVFGEDKCIARSGGTRGITFTPLTSDEMPKKGELVAIDAEFVTLNQEESELRSDGKMSTIKPSHMSVARITCIRGQGPLEGTPFIDDYISTQEQVVDYLTKFSGIQPGDLDANFSSKHLTTLKSTYQKLRFLVDNGIIFVGHGLKNDFRVINLVVPPEQVIDTVLLFHLPHHRMVSLRFLTWHFLGKKIQSETHDSTEDARAALELHRKYKELEAQGNLTETLKELYSVGTKLQWKVPDS, encoded by the exons ATGGACTATTCGGTTCTTGGCCACTACGATCCTTCCGTTGAGGTCGTGGCGGGCGACCAGGAGCTGATCT GGGAAGAATCAAACTATGACTTATCAAGCGAGGGGTTTGTGCCTGCGGCGGAACAGTTTGGCGAGGAATTTGCAGGTGCGGAATTCCAAGAGACTAGAACCTTATTGGCCGATGGAGGTGATAGATTCGGTGTTTCCACCCTCACCTTTGACAATGCCGAAGAACTCATGTGGATGGGAAATCAAGGG GGTCACGTGACGTCTTACTATGGGCCTGGCCTCCAGAAATACACGTCGTTTCAAGTGCATGCCTCACAAGAAGTCCGACATATCCATCCGATTGACGAAGGAATCCTTGTGCTCACGCAAAGTATGCTTCGTTGTCAGCTACGGCGTGGCATACCGATATTTACTCACAC GTCCTCAAACATGATAGACATGCAATGCATGCTTCAAACATCACCTGCGAGACTACTTATGGGAGgtcatcaaaaaaaaattattgatttcaATCTCACCAGAGGGAAAGAAACTGGCCTG GTACACGTCGGCGATCACGGTTGTGCAATATTGAGACAGCACAGCCGTCTTATATGCGCAGGCAATCCTGCTGGGAGAATAGACCTTCGGGATCCAAATACTCTGTCGATAGAACACACTTTAGACACCCACAGTGGCTCCCTGAGCGACTTTGATGTACAAGGAAATTATCTAGTTACTTGTGGATTTAGCAATAG CCGCCAGGGTCTCTCGGTAGATAGATTTCTGATGGCTTACGACTTGAGACAAATGCGAGCACTTACTCCCTGCACAACTCTTGTCTATCCTCTCTTACTCAAGTTTCTTCCGAGCTACTCGAGTCGGATTGCTGTTGTGTCGCCCTTGGGACAGATGCAGCTTCTGGATACAATCTACGCCAATGTTCAACCATCCATGACTTGTTTGTACCAA GTGGCCACTGCCGGTGCTATGGCACTGTCCTTTGACGTGTCATCTACGTCACAATGTCTTTGCTTCGGTGATTCAGCTGGATCGATTCATTTCCTAGCCACCAACACACCTGAACCACAATTCAACACTTTCTCCAG ACCCACCGAGTTTGCTGACCCAGTCGAAACGCTGCAGCCTATTGCATTTGACGATAATGTTACGCCTCTCAGTACGATACCTATGGTGTACTCTGGACAACCTTTGCTAAGCGATTGGTCCGAAGAATATCTCAAAAAAGTTTACAG aaaaacacCGCCTGTCGACCCAGAAATTTTACGCACAATGAAAATGCAAGGGACTATAGGATACGCGCCGAATCCTCAGGCCTTCCGCAGAAACCAA ATCCCCTACAATTTGGAAAAACGACGTGGCGTAGCTAGTAAACTATTCGCAGGGGATTCTCGCGCCAAGGCGGAAGCAGATGGCACGTTTATTGCCATACCTAAACGTTATCGTAAAATTGAAGTGAAATACTCTAGGCTTGGATACGACGAGTTTGATTTTGACCAGTACAATCGCACCAGCTTTTGCGGCTTGGAAGCAACCCTACCAAATAGTTATTGCAATGCTATGCTCCAG CTCCTTTACTTCAGCGAACCGGTGAGAATAGCTCTTCTATCGCACTCTTGTCAAAGAGAGTTCTGCCTCTCGTGCGAACTGGGCTTTCTCTTTCACATGTTGGATACGTCTCAGGGCTTTCCTTGTCAGGCTGCAAATTTTCTTAGAGCTTTTAGAACGGTTCCCGAGGCTTCGGCGCTTGGATTGATACTCAGCGATCTGCATCCGGAAGCTAAGAGAAAAACAAGTCTGATACGGCTTATTCAG AGCTGGAACAGGTTCATTCTACATCAAATGCACTACGAAATTCTGGAGACACGGAAACGCGTTCAGGAAGAAGAGGAGGCTGCCCGTCTCAAAGCTGGACCTAAAAATCCAccatttgtttataatgaaCAGGATTTTCCCAGCATTCTTCAAGATCTGGGTTCTCGATACAGGAGTCATGACGAGGAtaggaaaaagagaaggaagCAAGAGGAGGATG ATACAACGAATTGCAGAAAACCAACAGAAGAAACGGAAATTCGAAACGAAGAAACTGAAATCAGCCAACTATTTGGTTCCGAGCAAATTCATATTCATCGATGCCTAAAGTGTGGACGGGAGGCATCGAAGCGCTCGATCATGCTGTTGTGCAACTTGACTTATCCAGAAATCATAAATCCTC CAGAGGAGATTCCATTCACATCAGTTTTAGGAAGTAGCTTGAGACCGGAGAAAATTACTCCAGCTTGGTGTGACAACTGTCAAAAGTTTACGCCGACGCTGCAAACTAGACAATTGACAAAACTGCCCCAAATTCTGGCTCTTAATTGCGGTTTGGACAGTCAACAG GATAAAGCCTTTTGGCAGAACCAAATGGATCTTGTTGTACAGAGAGTCATTAATGGGAAAGATGCTAGCCCAGCTCGCAGTCCGATATCTGTAACCATAAAGCCGTGTCGTTACGGTGCAAACTGTACGAGAATTGGTTGTCGATTCAAACACGCAGGAAAAGATTCAG ATGCTGTACCACCGCCAGCGACACCACCAACAGCGACAACGCCTGTACCAACGCCACCGAGCCACCTATATTATTCTCACTCATGGGTTCCTCACCACATTGAAATAGCGCTAACTTCAAACGGAGAACTGTCAATAAATAAGCTCGACAAAATAACTACCACTGAACCCAGCCTGACCACCATTAATACTCCTGTACAAAAGTTAGCTGAAAACGGCCAGGGTGACAATGAAGTTGAGACGAGTATacctgtttttgagaaaacaGTGGAGAGCATGGCAAGCGAGAACCACAAAGCCGAGCTTGAAGGCACCCCGGCTCTCAGCAATAAGTTGGAACCTTCAGCTGTCAGcggtgttaaaaaaatacagtacAGTCTCAGTGCTGTAGTCTGTCACATAGATGACAAAAACGACGAAGACCGAAGAAACATCGTTGCTCTAATACGCGTTGCTCCAAGCTACCACAAACGATCGACTGGCAGTGCAGTGTCTCAGTGGTACATCTTTAATGATTTCTG CATATCTGCAGTGACGCCTCAGGAAGCTGTCTGGTTCAATCTCGATTGGAAAGTACCTTGCGTTCTCCATTACACCACAGAGCCGTTCCCAGAAGTAGCGCCCTTTATCAGTCCGCTTACGTCAGACGTGTTTGGTGAGGACAAGTGCATTGCTCGTAGCGGAGGAACGAGGGGTATTACTTTCACACCGTTAACGTCAGATGAGATGCCAAAGAAAG GAGAATTGGTGGCGATAGACGCTGAATTCGTAACTCTAAATCAGGAAGAATCTGAGCTGAGAAGCGACGGGAAAATGTCGACAATCAAACCGAGTCATATGTCCGTTGCACGAATAACTTGTATACGCGG tcaAGGACCATTGGAGGGGACCCCGTTCATAGATGACTACATTAGCACTCAAGAACAAGTAGTTGATTATTTGACAAAGTTCAGTGGAATACAACCGGGAGATTTGGACGCTAATTTCAGCAGTAAGCACTTGACCACGCTGAAATCAACCTATCAAAAATTGCGATTTTTAGTAGACAATGGAATAATATTCGTCGGTCATGGGTTGAAGAACGATTTCAG GGTAATAAACCTGGTCGTGCCACCGGAACAAGTAATCGACACCGTATTGCTCTTTCATTTACCTCACCATCGTATGGTGTCCCTGCGGTTTCTTACCTGGCATTTCCTTGGTAAGAAAATACAATCGGAAACGCACGATTCAACGGAGGATGCACGCGCTGCCCTAGAGTTGCATCGAAAATATAAAGAGCTTGAGGCACAGGGAAACCTGACGGAAACTCTGAAAGAATTATACAGCGTTGGCACCAAGCTACAATGGAAG GTTCCAGATAGCTGA